The nucleotide sequence TCGGCCCAATGACAGCCCAGTCCGCCGGCGGCACCACAACGCCCCAGCAACGTGGCCGCCCAATAGCTGACATCGCCGTGCTGTTGATCGGCCAATAACTCGCACAATCGTGGCACTTCATCGGCGTGCACGGGCAGCCCGCATTCCAGGGCCTCGGCCGATCCGACTCGGACCATTTCCGCACTGTGCCCGTTCAATTCCACCAGCCGCGACGCACAGGGCAAATCCAATCGAGACATTGACACTTCGTCGATCAGAGTGATTGCACGCAAAACGGCCATCAAACGGACCGTATCGTCGCTAAACAGGTCTTGGTTTAAAACTGCTTCATGTTCGCTGGTGGACATGACTGGCGTCCTTGGGTTTCACCTTTGGTGGGATCGGATGTTCGAATCCGTCGCGGCCATTCGGGATCGGCACGGCGACAATCGCCGAACCAAATTCGTCACTTGGGTGCGTTAGCAAATCGCCAAAGTGCGACGCAAGATCGAACCGACGCTGCATACCGACGCGGATACACTGGCGACCGGCCGCCCGAATCCGATGGCCTCGATTCAGACGGCGACCATTCTGGTTGCGTTAGAATTGAGTGATAGAGAATTTCGGGTCGCACCCCCGATCGAGTTGGCGGCTTGTTGACGGCGATGAAACTGGGCCGCGTTGGCGATCCGAACATCGCCCGTTCGCCAGCGGATCTCGGTCGGCGGCATCGGCCTGATTCGAATGGAATATCGACCTTTCCCCACGTGCTACGGATCGAAACAGTCATGCAACAGCCCACCGATTTCGCCATCATTCCCGACCGCGATTCGATCGGAACGGTCGACCGCACCATCCAGTTTTTTCCCAGCCAGACGACCGCGCCGAAACGGTTACGCACCGACGACATCAAACGCTGGAACGAGACCGGGTTCCTGGGGCCGCTGGACGTGTATGACGAAGCCGAAATCACCGACATCCGTAAGTTCTTTGACGATTTGCTGCAAAAGACCTTGGCCGAAGGCAAAGACAGCTATTCGATCAGCAGCGCGCATCTGAAACACGCTCGTGTGTACGACATGCTGCGAGACCACCGCATCGTCGACTACGTTTCGGACTTGTTGGGCCAAGACGTGATCGGTTGGGGTGCCCACTTTTTTTGCAAAATGCCCGGTGACGGCAAACGAGTCGATTGGCACCAGGACTGCAGTTACTGGCCTTTGACGCCCACCAAGGCCGTCACGGTGTGGCTGGCCATCGACGATGCGGACTTGGAAAATGGCGGCATGGAAATCTTCGCCGGTTCCCACACCAATGGCTTGATCGATTTTGAAACCAGCGACGCGGGGTCGGGCAACGTTCTGGACCAGACCGTCGAAAATCCCGAACAGTACGGAACGCGGATGCACACGCCCCTGAACGCCGGCCAGATCAGCATCCACAGCGATTTGCTGTTGCACGGGTCGGCCCCCAATAACAGCGGTCGCCGACGCTGCGGGCTGACCCTGCGGTATTGTCCCGCCGATGTGACCGCTTATCTGGGCTGGCAGGCCAAGGGCGTGCCGGTTCGTGGCAAGGCGGATCCCGAACTGTGGCCCGGTGCCTCGCGCCCGGCCGAGTGATTTTTCGCCGGCCATCTTTCCGCTGGGGAATTTCTTCGGTGATTGGCCTTTTCCGGCTCGGCTGTCTTCGGATCGTCCCCGACGGTTTCGGTTGGCGGATCGACAAAAAGGATTAGAATGAAGGCTCGCGGTGACGGACTGAGTCCGGTTGACGGTCATCGGAACAGGCAAACCGTCCGTCCCGTCAACCCTTCTTCGCTATGAAGCTAACCAGCGCCTACCAGTCCGCCGACTGCACGATTTCCTTCGAATTGTTCCCGCCCAAGACTACCGCCGGGCTGGACAAGCTTTGCCAAAACGTCGATCGCTTGACCGATTTTGGCCCCAAGTTCATGACCTGCACTTACGGGGCCGGCGGATCATCCCAGGGCATGACCCTGGACGTTCTGCGCCAGGTGAAATCGCGGACGAATCTGCCCGTGGCCAGCCATCTGACTTGTGTCGGGGCGACCGTGCCACAGTTGTGTGATTTTCTACAGCAAGCGACCGACGCGGGTGTCGATTACATCGTCGCTTTGCGTGGAGACCCGCCGCAGGGCAGCGATAGGTTTGTGCAAACCGAAGGCGGGCTGCAGTACGCCAACGAATTGGTGGAACTGATCCGCGAGCGTTTCAATCACTTCGGCATCCTGGTCGCCGGTTATCCGGAAGTGCACCAGGAAGCCCCCGATGCCCAAACCGATCTGACGAATCTGAAGCGTAAGGTCGACGCGGGGGCCGATGTCGTGGTCACCCAATTGTTTTACGACAACGCCGACTTTTATCGTTTCCGCGATGACTGCGACCGCGCCGGGATCACGGTTCCGATCGTCCCGGGCATCTTGCCGGTCACCAATTTCGCTCAAGCCAAGCGGATCGCGACGATGTGCAAATCGGCGATCCCCGCATCGTTGGAAGACGCCTTTGCCAAGTGCCAGAACGCCGACGAAGAATTTGAAATCGGTGTCGAACATGCACGCCGTCAAACCATCGACCTGATGGAAAACGGTGTGCCCGGCATTCACTACTACGTGCTGAACAAGACCGAAGCAGCCGAACGGTTGCTGCAGGGTTTGTCATTCGCCGTTTAGGTCGACGTCGACCGCGGGGCGAGCGAGACCACCAATTGCCCCGGTGTCACGACACGACCTAGTTTCGCGTCAAATCCCAGGCGTCCAACCACTGCGTTTTTCGACGTTTCATGTCGAAGTTTTCTTCCAGACGCTCGGCCATGTCGGGCAGGTGCCCGGCACCATAGAAGACAGCGATCTTTGCGTTGTCGCCCTTCAATTCTTCACGCAAGATCTCGAACGCTTTGGCATTGCGTCCTTTGATCAACGTGTTTTCACCGTTGGCATCATCGATGCCGGCGGTGACCGATTCGATGTCGATCAATTGTCGCGCCATCGTCTGTTTCATCATCTTGCTGCGGTCCTTGCTGAACAAAGCCATCAGCAACCCCGCATCGCCGCCGGTTTGCGTCGACGACGCCAGTCCCGCACCCATCATGCGGGCCACCATTTTCGGCAAACTGTCGCCGCGTCGTTCCAAGTCTTCGACAAATTCATCGGGTGACATGTCGGCGTGACGAAAGTTGTCCGCCATGTAATCGATCAACTCCAGCTGATACTCCAGATTCAGCATGGATTTCATGCCGGTCTGCATCGACGCCAACAGCGACCGGCGACGCTTCAGATCTTCCGGCCGAATCCGCGTGCCGTCGGGAGCGACCAGTTCGTACAAGACCTTGTCGTACTTGGCCAAAAGACCGTTTAGTTTTGTGTAGTATTCACGCTGGCCGATGTGGACCACGCCGACCAAATCCACCACCTTGCCTTCGAACTCCGTGCCCTTCTTACCCCGGTAGCGGACTATCGCGGTCTGCAGAGCTTTGGGGCGTTGGTCGTCGCTCTTGGCGATGCGGACGTACAGCGGAACCTGGTCCGTCGCGGTCGCGTCGGACGAATCCGCTTGTTTGGTTTCCGCCGTATCTTTCTCGGCCGCGGCGGGTCGTTCGGCAACCGCTTGGGCGAAAGAACGCACCCGGTCGGCGAAAACCAGAAACAGGGCGAACAAAAAAGCGAACAGCAGACGCATGGCATTACCGGGGGGCGTGATGATGGGGATCCGATTCGGGTTCGCCGAACCCCTTCTATCCTAGCGTTCGCTCAAGCCCGGCAAACCTTGGCGACGGTTTCGCCGCCGATGCAATGACCGTCGGCTTGGTTCAGCCGCACAGGTCCAGACCGGTCAAACCGGCGTCGGGCACGGGGGTCTCGGTGGTCGGTTGTTCGCCGGCCAGCTGGCGGGCACAACACAGCCGCCACGTTTCCGCTTCGACTTCCAGAACCAAACGGATCTCATCGATGGCACCGGCGTCCCGCGTTTCTTCGGCGGCGATCAGGTGTTTGCACAGAAAGACGTACAGGTCGGAAACCTGTTTGCCCAACTCGGTATCCTTGTCCGTCACGCCGGACAGCAACTCATTCAACAAGTCCAACAACCAGATCGAATCTTCGCAAACCGCAGGCGTGTCTTCGTGCCGCCAGCGTCGCGACAGGCGATCGGCCACTTGGACAGCTTTTTCGATCAGCATCAGCCGCAATTTTGCCGGCGGGGCATTGATGACCGCAGATTCCAGGTACTGTCCGCTTCCCTGCTTGGTGGCTTCGTTCATAGATTCTCAACTCCCTTCGAGTGATTGGCGATAAGCGGTCGGATCAAGGATCGACGTCGTCTTTCAAGACGGCCTATTCCGGGATCTCGATCGGTTGGATGCTTTCGATCGCGCTGATGTTGCCTTGCAACTTGGCGATCGCTTCTTCCATACCGATGAATTGCAACAACAATTGTTCGCGTTCGGTTTCCAGACGTGCGTTGTAATACTCCACCCGCTGGTCGTTCCGTTCGATCTGGGTCGTCAACGTTTGGGTTCGTGTCAGCAACAGGCTGCTGGAATCGCCGGCCAAGCGTTCCCCCAGGCTGTCCATACGTGCAACCAAACCGGTGTCGTCGGTGGTGAAGAAATCGACCACCGATTCGCGTTGTTCGGACAGTGTGTCTTTGAACTTGCTTTCGTCGAACTGCAGTTTGCCTTCGCTATCCAATCGCAAGCCGACTTGGCCCAAAGATTGAATGTCACCGGCACCGCGAATCTGGCCGGAAATCAGCCGGCTGTATCCGGTTTCGATTCGCAAGACTTCGCTGCTGCCGAACAACAGCCCGACTTCGTCGGTTTCACTGTCGAAATAACTCAGCTTGCCGACTTCATCGACCAACGTGTTGTATTGCGTGACCAGTCGCTTGACCGCATTGACCGCCGCGTCGGGATTGTCGCCGACGGTGACTTTGATGGCTTCGTCGGACAATTCTTTGACGGTCAACACTAACCCGCCGCTGGAATCGCTGCTGTCGGACTCCTCAGGGGTGACGGCCAAGACTTCGACACCGTCGATGGTTTGCGTTTCGCCCGTTCCCGCAAATCCCAAGGTTGATGCGACAATGCCATTGCCCACGTCTTCGATGACCAAGTCTTCGTCGCCGCCGGCGTTGTCGATGATTTGAACGCCCGAACCGTCTTCCTTGATCGACGCCGTGACGCCGATGTCCAAGGCATTGATCCGATCCACCAATGCGCCAACGCTGGTGATGCCTTCGGTCGTGATGTTGACCGCCCCCGTGGCACCGGTGGAATCCTGGATTTTCAAGCTTCCGTTGGTGATGCCCAGATCGCTGAGCGCCGTCAACGATCCCAAGACCGATCCGGTGGATCCCGCATCGCCGATTTCGAACACGCCGTCGGTTGACGTGTAAAAACGTTCGCTGCCGTCAGCGTCGGTCACACCGATCAACGCGTCTTGGCCGATCGACGTGGTGTCCAAGTCCAAACTAAAACCGCTGGTGTTGATCGCCAGCTGGCCACTTTCCCCCGCGGTTTGGCTGCGAACCGAAAGCGAAAAGCTTCCGTCGTCGTTCTGTCGGATGCCGGCGGTGGCGTATCGCCCGTTGTTGATTTTTTCGGCGATCGACGTCAGTGTGTCTTCGGCGGTGACTTCGATAACATCGGCTTGCGTTCCCACCAACGCCGACACGGTTTGACCGCCGATCGTCTGCTCCGTTGCGGTTCCCGCGATGCCCAGGTCGGCCGCCGCGGTTCCCGATCCGCCATCGGTGATTGTCAGTGCTTCTTCGCCGCCCGCGTTGTCGATGACCTGGATGCCATCGCCTGCTTCGTTGATCGACGCGGTGACGTCGGCGGATGAATCGTTGATCGCGTCGACCAATTCGCCGATCGTGCTGATCTGGTCGGCTTTCAAGTTGATCGCCCCGGTTACCCCGGCGCTGTCTTTGATGGTGAAACCACTCAGCCCGATACCGGCACCACCGTTCATGTCTTCCAACTTTGTATCGGCCGTGACCAATTGACGATTCAAATTGGTACCGACGACGATGTCGTCGGTCGTGTCGGCCTGCAGGCCCAAAGCCGATGCGGTGTCGTCGGCCGAATCGATTTGCAGGTTGCCCGAACCGCCCGACACGTCACGAATACGTAATCCGTTTCGCGCATCATTCAGTCCAACGATCAAGTCCAATCCCGCGGCGTCGATCAAGTCGATCACTTCGCTGGTGGAAGTCGCCGACGACAAATCCACCGACGCGGACGAACCGTCCGA is from Crateriforma conspicua and encodes:
- a CDS encoding HEAT repeat domain-containing protein produces the protein MSTSEHEAVLNQDLFSDDTVRLMAVLRAITLIDEVSMSRLDLPCASRLVELNGHSAEMVRVGSAEALECGLPVHADEVPRLCELLADQQHGDVSYWAATLLGRCGAAGGLGCHWAEAIMALESCLTDSHFLPTRERAAWALGRIGQKAAGAMPVLRNIAEDAPPRLRRLAIEALESIRGFAA
- a CDS encoding phytanoyl-CoA dioxygenase family protein, coding for MQQPTDFAIIPDRDSIGTVDRTIQFFPSQTTAPKRLRTDDIKRWNETGFLGPLDVYDEAEITDIRKFFDDLLQKTLAEGKDSYSISSAHLKHARVYDMLRDHRIVDYVSDLLGQDVIGWGAHFFCKMPGDGKRVDWHQDCSYWPLTPTKAVTVWLAIDDADLENGGMEIFAGSHTNGLIDFETSDAGSGNVLDQTVENPEQYGTRMHTPLNAGQISIHSDLLLHGSAPNNSGRRRCGLTLRYCPADVTAYLGWQAKGVPVRGKADPELWPGASRPAE
- the metF gene encoding methylenetetrahydrofolate reductase [NAD(P)H] — its product is MKLTSAYQSADCTISFELFPPKTTAGLDKLCQNVDRLTDFGPKFMTCTYGAGGSSQGMTLDVLRQVKSRTNLPVASHLTCVGATVPQLCDFLQQATDAGVDYIVALRGDPPQGSDRFVQTEGGLQYANELVELIRERFNHFGILVAGYPEVHQEAPDAQTDLTNLKRKVDAGADVVVTQLFYDNADFYRFRDDCDRAGITVPIVPGILPVTNFAQAKRIATMCKSAIPASLEDAFAKCQNADEEFEIGVEHARRQTIDLMENGVPGIHYYVLNKTEAAERLLQGLSFAV
- a CDS encoding flagellar protein FliS, whose amino-acid sequence is MNEATKQGSGQYLESAVINAPPAKLRLMLIEKAVQVADRLSRRWRHEDTPAVCEDSIWLLDLLNELLSGVTDKDTELGKQVSDLYVFLCKHLIAAEETRDAGAIDEIRLVLEVEAETWRLCCARQLAGEQPTTETPVPDAGLTGLDLCG
- the fliD gene encoding flagellar filament capping protein FliD, whose product is MGRIQSSVGLVTGTDILGTVDQLMQISAQPRDRLSAQTESLRQEQSAVNSLMAMVIGVQLAGNGLGSEALYHSKSASSSNKDVLSATAGENVETGDYSVRTLATAATHSVSSRRRFDSAEEALGFEGKLTVAPEGFLDQSASLADLNGGRGVEAGTIRITDRSGASAEIDLSDARTVDDVITAINDADVDVRATTVGGAFRLIDETGQSASNLIVEQLGSDETAADLGLWGVNEASDSITGAALELPDGVQTLRGVALDELAGGAGLDSLTTLDITLSDGSSASVDLSSATSTSEVIDLIDAAGLDLIVGLNDARNGLRIRDVSGGSGNLQIDSADDTASALGLQADTTDDIVVGTNLNRQLVTADTKLEDMNGGAGIGLSGFTIKDSAGVTGAINLKADQISTIGELVDAINDSSADVTASINEAGDGIQVIDNAGGEEALTITDGGSGTAAADLGIAGTATEQTIGGQTVSALVGTQADVIEVTAEDTLTSIAEKINNGRYATAGIRQNDDGSFSLSVRSQTAGESGQLAINTSGFSLDLDTTSIGQDALIGVTDADGSERFYTSTDGVFEIGDAGSTGSVLGSLTALSDLGITNGSLKIQDSTGATGAVNITTEGITSVGALVDRINALDIGVTASIKEDGSGVQIIDNAGGDEDLVIEDVGNGIVASTLGFAGTGETQTIDGVEVLAVTPEESDSSDSSGGLVLTVKELSDEAIKVTVGDNPDAAVNAVKRLVTQYNTLVDEVGKLSYFDSETDEVGLLFGSSEVLRIETGYSRLISGQIRGAGDIQSLGQVGLRLDSEGKLQFDESKFKDTLSEQRESVVDFFTTDDTGLVARMDSLGERLAGDSSSLLLTRTQTLTTQIERNDQRVEYYNARLETEREQLLLQFIGMEEAIAKLQGNISAIESIQPIEIPE